The DNA window TTTTACGTGCTTTAGGATTAAATGATGAATTGGCACATAGTTCAATTCGTTTCAGCGTTGGACGTTATACCACCGAAGAAGAAATTGATTATACGATTGAATTAGTCAAAAAAGCGGTAAACAAATTACGTGATTTATCGCCACTTTGGGATATGTACAAAGAAGGGATTGATTTCAATACTGTTGAATGGACGGCTCATTAATAGGTAGCAAAGGAGTATATAATGGCTTATAGTGAAAAAGTGATTGATCATTATGAAAACCCACGTAATGTAGGATCATTTGATAAAAAAGATCCAACTGTTGGTAGTGGAATGGTGGGTGCCCCTGCTTGTGGTGATGTAATGCAACTACAAATTAAAGTTAATGATGACGGTATTATTGAAGATGCTAAATTTAAAACTTACGGTTGTGGTTCAGCAATTGCCTCAAGTTCGTTAATTACTGAATGGGTAAAAGGTAAATCGTTAGATGAAGCACAAGCAATCAAAAATAGTGATATTGCGGCAGAACTAGAATTACCACC is part of the Mergibacter septicus genome and encodes:
- the iscU gene encoding Fe-S cluster assembly scaffold IscU — translated: MAYSEKVIDHYENPRNVGSFDKKDPTVGSGMVGAPACGDVMQLQIKVNDDGIIEDAKFKTYGCGSAIASSSLITEWVKGKSLDEAQAIKNSDIAAELELPPVKVHCSILAEDAIKAAIADYKAKKQK